One genomic window of Candidatus Kaelpia aquatica includes the following:
- a CDS encoding response regulator transcription factor, translated as MRKNILIIEDEEDIIELVKYNLEKEGFKVFSAENGESGIRMAKNLKPHLIILDLMLPEIDGLEVAKRMKKSEILSHIPIIMLTAKSGESDVIVGLEVGADDYMAKPFSPKILISRVKAVLRRYEVSINEKKTKIGFLTIDSNKHKVTISNEEVILTATEFRLLEYMAQRPGIILTRDKLLDGVFGYGAGIYDRTIDAHIKSIRRKLGKIKDYIETIRGVGYRFKELQRNEK; from the coding sequence ATGAGAAAAAATATTTTAATCATAGAAGATGAAGAAGATATAATAGAATTAGTAAAATATAATCTAGAAAAAGAAGGATTTAAGGTTTTTTCTGCTGAAAATGGTGAAAGCGGTATAAGGATGGCAAAAAATCTTAAACCCCATTTGATTATTTTAGATTTGATGTTGCCAGAGATAGATGGGCTTGAGGTGGCAAAAAGGATGAAAAAAAGTGAAATTCTCTCTCATATACCTATAATCATGTTAACGGCTAAAAGCGGAGAATCAGATGTGATAGTAGGCTTAGAAGTGGGGGCAGATGATTATATGGCCAAACCATTTAGCCCTAAGATTCTTATCTCACGAGTCAAAGCTGTGCTACGTAGATATGAAGTGTCGATAAACGAAAAGAAAACAAAAATAGGTTTTTTAACCATTGATAGTAATAAACATAAAGTTACCATATCTAACGAGGAGGTTATTCTTACTGCCACTGAATTCAGACTATTAGAATATATGGCTCAACGTCCAGGAATTATATTAACTAGAGATAAATTATTAGATGGTGTGTTTGGATATGGGGCAGGAATATATGATAGAACTATAGATGCTCATATAAAATCAATACGTAGAAAACTAGGTAAAATCAAAGATTATATCGAAACTATCAGGGGCGTTGGTTATAGATTTAAGGAACTTCAAAGAAATGAAAAATAA
- a CDS encoding ATP-binding protein, which translates to MKNKVIYKFLGSYVLLILIAMLILDFFVSIKLRDYYESNIAEKLKSNAYLTAKILQETDIITNNNLIYELIEGIARDEGVRITVIDKQGNVLSDSEEASSMMENHMDRPEMQDAMTKDYGETVRFSDTLGLNMKYVALPIKINGTIEGVVRFSLPLVEIESQLRIIYRVVLIGGLIAVIIAIIIGYFISKSITRPITEMTDIAEHISKGDFSKKVSAKSKDELGVLAKSLNRMADQLQSKIEALDKLNITRKDFIANVSHELKTPLTSIKGFIETLEDGALSDKENSKKFILIIKKHTERIDKIIDDLLSLSELESERDGIEKEEFNLKVSLDEILQGFTHLIVSKKHVLTVDARGNDFRINSDKCRIEQVLVNLINNAIKYTKDGGNIKVSIFKDKKYMIVEIEDSGIGIPAEHLDRIFERFYRVDKARSRQLGGTGLGLSIVKHIVLLHDGKIDVESKVSKGTKIRVSLPWA; encoded by the coding sequence ATGAAAAATAAAGTAATTTATAAATTTTTAGGTTCATATGTACTCTTGATCTTAATAGCAATGCTTATATTGGATTTCTTTGTGAGTATTAAGCTAAGAGATTATTATGAAAGTAATATCGCCGAAAAACTTAAAAGCAATGCGTATCTTACTGCTAAAATATTGCAAGAAACAGATATTATTACAAATAACAATTTGATTTATGAGTTGATAGAAGGCATAGCTAGAGACGAAGGGGTTAGGATTACAGTGATTGATAAACAGGGAAATGTTCTCAGTGATTCAGAGGAAGCTTCAAGCATGATGGAGAACCATATGGACAGGCCTGAGATGCAAGATGCTATGACCAAAGATTATGGCGAAACCGTTCGTTTCAGTGATACGTTGGGATTGAATATGAAGTATGTAGCTCTTCCTATAAAGATAAATGGTACGATTGAAGGCGTTGTTAGATTTTCTTTACCTCTTGTTGAAATAGAATCTCAACTTAGGATTATATATAGAGTGGTTCTCATCGGAGGTCTTATAGCAGTAATTATAGCTATAATAATAGGTTATTTTATTTCCAAAAGCATAACACGACCTATCACTGAAATGACAGATATAGCTGAGCATATCTCAAAGGGGGATTTTAGCAAAAAAGTTTCTGCAAAATCTAAAGACGAGTTAGGAGTGTTGGCTAAGTCATTAAACAGAATGGCTGACCAGTTACAATCAAAAATAGAGGCTTTGGACAAGCTAAATATTACAAGAAAAGATTTTATTGCTAATGTATCTCACGAACTTAAAACTCCATTAACTTCAATAAAAGGATTTATAGAAACGCTGGAGGACGGGGCATTATCTGATAAAGAAAATTCAAAGAAGTTTATATTGATTATAAAAAAACATACCGAAAGAATTGATAAAATTATAGATGATTTATTAAGTCTATCAGAGCTTGAATCAGAAAGAGACGGGATAGAGAAAGAAGAATTTAATTTGAAGGTTTCTTTAGATGAAATTCTGCAAGGATTTACACATTTGATTGTTTCAAAAAAACATGTTTTAACCGTTGATGCAAGAGGTAATGATTTTAGAATAAATTCTGATAAGTGTAGAATAGAGCAAGTATTGGTAAACCTGATAAACAATGCTATTAAATACACAAAAGATGGTGGCAATATAAAAGTTTCTATTTTCAAAGATAAGAAATATATGATTGTCGAAATAGAAGATAGCGGCATAGGGATACCTGCAGAACATTTAGATAGAATTTTTGAAAGATTTTATCGAGTAGATAAAGCAAGGTCTCGCCAACTTGGTGGAACAGGTCTGGGGCTATCTATTGTAAAACATATCGTATTGCTTCACGATGGAAAAATTGATGTAGAAAGCAAAGTAAGCAAGGGTACAAAGATTAGAGTCTCGCTTCCTTGGGCTTGA